TGAGGAGGTGATCGCTGGGTTCTAACTTGTGAAAAACTCTTCTTTAGACTCCCCACTGTTCACAGGCCTTGGGCTTTGGTTTTTGTGCCCCTTCTTATAAAGGCTGGAAAAACTCCTTTAACCTTCCTGGGATCAGACTGCCTGTCCTCTCTGGTTCTTGCCTTCTGTAGTCAGGGGCCTGATAGTTCCTAACTCTCTTGTTAGTTCTTCActgaaaaatttggaaaacagaaaaatccccCACATTTCTTGGCAGTTTTCACTGGGAGATATGTGTGAATAGTTCATCACAGACACTTCAGTGAAAGTCTGTTcaggccaggtgcggtggcacacaccagtaatcccgggctcaggaggctgaggcaggaggattgccagtctcagcaaattagtgcggccctaagtaactcagagagaccttgtctctaaacaaaatattaaaaagggctgggaatgtggttcgatggttaagtgcccctgggttcaatcccctgaacaaaagaaaaaaaaaaaaagaaagaaaataatctttcCAGTCCCACATTGTGCATTTGCTTCTTAAATTCTGTTCATGTATACAAAAATGTTAACGTGAGCTTGTCTTAAATGTCTGAACACAGTCCTTGTGTGTAGAAAATCCTTTTTATAGTTACTTGGATTTCAAATTAATgctaattttctacttttttttttttaaagagagagtgagaggggagagagagagagagagggaggagagagaatttttaatatttattttttaattctctgcggacacaacatctttgttggtatgtggtgctgaggatcgaacccgggccgcacgcatgccaggcgagcgcgctaccgcttgagccacatccccagcccaatgctaATTTTCTAAAGCAAAAATTGTACAATCCTTTTGCCAACTTTTGATTTCAGTATGGTTTTTGTTATTCTATTTATAAATtgagttatttttgtttacaGTAAGAATGATAAACTTtacctagggatgtagctcagtggtaaagcacttgaccTTAATGTTcagagtcctgggttcaagcctcaatactgtcaaaataaaacatatatataaataaacaaatcctataaaataataaaaaagaataactcttatttttttctgctaataTTCAAGTAACTCAAGTTGAGAAGACTAGATACCCTGAAGTAATCAGTCCATTTAAAACTTAGTTAATACAAGTCCTTTAAATATAAACTTCCCTTAtaaatttcacacatttgatttttAAGCACTTCAAATGCCTGAAATGACAAATCTATGGccttaacaaataaaaacattcctaagtggggctggggttgtggctcagtggtagagcacttgcctagcatatgtgaggccctgggttcgattctcagcaccgcatttaaataaatgaataaaataaagatccatcaacatctaaaaaaatatttttaaaaaaatccctaagtacttaacacatatttttaaatctatgttcTACCATAGCCAACTTAATGACTTTTTCAGTACTTTTTATAATGAAATCACTttggatattttggatatttgtAACACCCGAAATGTTGGTGACCACTGAATCAAAAGTGACTttaatctgggtgtggtggcacatgcctgtaatcccagcatctcagaaggctgaggcaggaggattgccagccctaacaatttagcaagactctaagcaacttagcaagagtctgtctttaaataaaatataaaaagggctggggatgtttctcagtggttaagcccccttgggttcaatttccaatacccccccccccgcaaaaaaagtgactttaacttttctgtatttccttaattttctaatatatatattccaatatatatacatacatatgtatgtacatatatattgcGTATTAAATCAGAAGTAACAATATCGTTGTAATCAGAACCAATGAAtagtattttcaaaaacaaaatatactcttttcctatatacttttttttggtctttttctcCCTGAAGAAAACCCAAAACCACAAAGTCCTTAGGAATCAATAGCAAAAATTGGGGTGAGATGTGGGGTTGGGGACATGGTGGTAGTAGGAATATTTtgcagaaggagaaagaggaacgTAAATATAATTGTGAATACTGCTTCTAGGTCAGGCAGGCAACtgatagtatttttttcatttgcaggATAGCAAGAACGACTTGAGAGTTTATTTGTTATCATGTCATCCATCaacagattaaaaacaataaatcaaaatagaataAGCAAACAACGTCTCCTAGAGCAGATAAATGAAAAGCGTGAAACCAACTGTTTTGTGGAAAGAAGCAATCAAGTCAGCTTCCTGAGAGTTCAGAAGAGGCACTTCAGTGGTGCCCATCAGTCCTGTGTTTTCACCCATTTCAAAGAAGGTATTCCTGACAGCAGCAGGAACTCCTGGGTCCAACCAAGTGTCTTTGTTCACCCAGAGAAAAGGCACTTTGAACCAAAAAGTAAGATGTTACAGGAGAATTCCTACTCTTCATAGGAAGAATTCAtaagaaaatttaggaaaaaaattctggGGTCAAAAGAGGTTCCtatatattatggtttggatatacaGTGtctcccccaaaattcatgtgttaaaaaCATGATAtcgggggctgaggctgtggctcagcggtagagcacttgccttgcatgaatgaggcactgggttcgatcctcagcaccacataaaaataaacaaataaataagagatagttaaaaaaaagaaaacatgatatccaatgtagcaatgttcagaagtgaaatgattatatATGAAAGCTGTaatttcatcagtgaattaatccatatggtagattaataatttgaaaccGACTACTGAGTGTTAACTATAGGCAGAAAGAGTGAgtttggaggaagtaggttattgGATGCATGCcattggggattatatcttgtccctggcttctcATGAGGTGCCTCTCCCCTCCcgctcccctctctctctttccctctccctcttcctggctgccataaaaTGAACAGCTTTCTACCACCATTCCCTTccaccatgctgttctgcctTACCTGGGCCCTGAGCAATGAAGTCAAttaaccatgaactgaacctctgcaactgtgagcaaaataaaccttttcttctttcagttgtttttgtcaggtattttgtcatagctactatgtcacagcaatggaaagctgactaacacactagATATTACCCTGAGATACTTTAATCTGTCTGAAGGAAAAAGTATCAGTAAACTAGGCTGGTTTGTATAAGATCCACCAGAGTTCAGACCCTCAGTTTCTTGTGCCTATACAGAATCCCAGACCCAGGCTGATTCGTTCAATAGGCTCTAGTCTGGGTCCTGAAATCTGGATTCTCAAAAGACTATGGTGATTGTGATGCTGATGACCTTagcaccacatttttttaaaaaagttgttacACATAATTGTGATAGATCCCAAGAACTTCAGAGACCCCCTATCTCACCAATTTCTGTTGCCTTCTGCAAACATTTTATGTGCAAAAttgaagcaaaggaaaaatgattttgatGATAAAAGTCACACAATAGCCCTgaaagcaataattaaaaaaaaaaaaagtggagggagGTTGGGTGGAAGGCAATGGTATGGGGTAGTGGTATTATTTTTCAGGAAGAAGAAGTCGTAAATGCCAGTTATTTTGgtattgttataaatattgacTTCTTTCTTAGTCAAGGCAGTCAACAGGTAATATTTTCTCAATTGTGGAGGGTTGGGGGAAGTGTGCGtatgtaattatatttaatacAACCAATGCTTTATTTAGTTCAGAAGCTAAAGAATGGACCACATTGgagatttaattttttgatgtgaCTGTGACTTCCATTTGGTCAGAGCTCTTAGTAagtggtagagggaagtgatgcaGTGTGACATAGAAAGCCAAAAGGATGCATTGTATCTTAAAATTAATCTAtaacaatcctttttttttttcctgcagggtagggtgtgtactggggattgaacccaggagcatttaaccactgagacacatcccagtccttttttgtattttatttagagacagggtctcactgagttgcttagtgccttgcttttgctgaagctggctttgaacttgtgatcctcctgcctcagcctcccaagctgaggTGCACTGGCCATGTTTTACtcaaaaaatacttttacaaAGAGTATTGCTcattctaagagaaaaaaagcataatCTTTTACTCTGGTTGAATTATTTGGAACGAGAAGAATTAATTCATAGCTACTATGAATTAATTGTCACAAGTTTGATAGTGGAGGGAAAAATCTGCCTCCAAGACAAACATAGTATATGACTTTACATGGTTATACATGGCTTTTTACAATACATAATTTAACACATGTAAACATAAACAAGTTTTATGGTATAAAGTTTATAAgccaaaaatcatttaaaaaaaactcccaGGGTTtcggttgtgactcagtggtagagcatttgcttaccatgtatgaggcactgggtttgatcctcagcaccccataaaaaaaattaaataaaggtactgaaaaagaaaaagtctgcagatgtggctcagtggtttaatgcccctaggttcaatccctggtaccaaaaattaaaaaataagtaagtaaaatgattttaaaaatattttagaaaaaaatctttgcccctTTTAACTAAACAGATTTAAACAGCAATTTAACTTTATGGTGTATGGATACAAGATAAGTATAGAcctaatttaaatgataaaaatttggcATGTAAATACATGGTGTTACTGTTTGGTGTCCCTCCAAAGCTCCTACGTGAGATAAcaaaagaatgttcagaggtgaaatgattaggttgtgagagccttgacctaatcggtggattaattcactggtatgaattaactgaatggtaactgtaggcaggtgtggctggaggaagcaggtcactaaTGGTGtacctttgaggtttatattttgtccctggtgggtGGAGATCTCTatctgcttcctggcagccattTCCTCAgcttctttcctccaccacacccttctactatgatgtcctgcctcacctcaggcccaaagtgaTGGAGTCAACTGCCCACGTGCTGAACCTCGGGAACCGTgagtcaaaatgaacttttcctcctcaggttgttcttgtcaggtgttttggtcacagcagtacaAAAGCTGACTCTAACACATTATCTGTCTTAGTAATCTAAACTAGTCGTTCTCAAAAGTGTGGCTCAGGGATCCTTGTGTACTTGAGTCTTTTTCAGGAGTCTGCAAGGTCAAAACTGTTATTATAATAAtactatgtttgtttgtttgttttgtacagaggattgaacccaggggtgcttagccactgagccacacctttagacctttgtattttgagacagggtctctctaagtttcttagggtctcactaagttgctgaggctggtctagaaATTCCAATCCTTCTTCCTGAccctccctagtcactggaattacaagcacaCACCACCAAGgccaacacattttattttcttatttccacaAGTGGGAAGTACCTGggctaaagaaaaaaaggcatgctactttttaaaaaaatctttttagtgcCTACTTTATTCTGAATACTATTAAGGTTTCTTTGTTCCTAAACTGAGTTTAGATCACTTGAGAAATAGAGGTAAAACTGTTGGcatccttattaaaaaaaaaaaaatctgtattggAGGAATTTGCTAAAGAGCAGCCAAATGGCCAACTTGCCCCTAAAGGAAATTGACCCCATCTTGAAACAGAACTTCAGACCTGCTACTGGACTGAGAACCCATAAGAGAGTGCCCTCCAGGAGACCAGCAGAGGcgttttacaaatgaagaattGGGATGTTACCTCTAAAGTTGGATAGACATATTACTGTGGTAGGCTCTCAAGAAACATTCATTAAATGAATTCAATAAACATCATTCACGATAAAATAACATCTTCTTTAGAGAAGCTGACCCTCTCCTGTCCTGTGGATATTGAAGAACAGCAAAACACCAAACATCTCTAGGTGATCTTGACCGAGATAGCTCGTGGAACTTAACCTGTAAGAGTACTTAAAATATCATCTCTGTCTGCTGACAcccacattttctatttctgacCCTGATCTCTCTTCTAGATTTATTTGCATATCAGATTGCACCTATCAGACTGCCCCTTGCCCTTGAGGCCATCTCCCATCTCCCATGGCTAACACAGAATTCCCTGCTCAAGCAGGGATCATATGCGGGTTTTCATTGTTTTATCCTCATTCCCTGTAACAGTGTCTGGCACAAATTAGGCACTCAGAAAATATTGGCTGACTGAATCAATACTGACTGGGACATGGCATATGCTTTTCTAGAATTCCTGTTCCCCACCCCAAACTCATTTCCTCTATTCAACCTGGCTTCCTTCCACAGAACCAccatagttttgttttcttcctcttctgggaCAAATCAGAAACttgtttaaagttaaaaaaaaaaagatacatttgaTAAACGGTTACATATTTGGAGAAACATAAAGAAGTGATACAGCGGGATAGGAATTGCTTGAGCCGGGATTCATTGCTGTCTAAAGAACTATTTGAGGATTATTACCCAAGGCATAGAACAAAATTGGTCCTGATGGTTGAACCTGGTGGTGGTCTAAACTGGTGAGGAGAGGTGTattggtcagctttctgttactgtaacaaatatctgagatcaTCAACCTATAAagagagaaggtttattttggctcacagttttagagattccAGAAAAAGCCATTGCTTTTAGGTTGCTGGTGGGCAGGGGGTGTCATATAGCAAGGATAGGAAAGCATTGTGGAGCAAAATTGCTCAAATTATGACTAGGAGGCCAAAGAAAGGAAAGCACGAGGATCTCAAAATTTCCTTCCCGCGTATGTGTTCAGTGACCTAAAGACTTCTTACTAGGCCCTATCTCTTAAAGgttttaccacctcccaataacgcCGCCTTGGGAACAAAATCTCTAACACCTGGgccttgggggacattccagatccccAGGAACCCTGAGAGTAGAAGGAGAAGGAGGTCAAGGATTTTGCTAAAAGTACTCAAGAGTTCTGGGGGGCTCCTGTCAATAGTGATGTGAGGACCAGGGAAGGAGTTTTCTTGGACAGAGATCTCCAAGTTTTCTCTTCAGTCATTCATTTGGAGATATGGAGGCCAAAAGAAGGGCAGTGTTACTTAAATGTACAGCCTTAAAAACAGAAGTCTTGgatgggtatggtggcacacacctgtaattccaggggcttgggaggctaaggcaggaggattgggagttcaaagccatcctcagcaacttggccaGGCCCtaacaactcagagagaccctgtctctaaataaaaatatataaagaaggtctgaggatgtggctcagtgattaagtgcccctgggttcaatccctggtaacaaaataaaacaaagaaaaacaaaacagaagacttGGGTTCAAGGTCTGCCTCTCTCATTAATTAGTCTCATGCTTCTAGTCGTGTGATATTTCTGAGCATTAGTGTCCAGCTATAGAATGGTATTCAACCTCTCTGCCCTTCaggttattttgaaaactttgaaatgcattataatttatataccaagtactttgtttatttatttatttattttgtttctgtttttgtttttcagataatgGCATATTTGGATGAAGATGAAGTGCATCTCTTAGAGACACACAAATACATTCTCTTTGATCTTTCTTCAATGTTTGCCTgaattatttagaaattaattataaaagaagCTAAAcagtggggctggagatataattcagttggtagagtgcttgccttgcatgcacaagaccctgggttcaattccctagcaccaaaaacaaacaaacaaacaaaagaagctAAACAAAGTTATTAGCTAAAACACCCCAAATTTTTGAGTCATATAAAACATGCTACATCTTCTTCACTCATTCCATTCCACCACTTAGTCTTAGATGTTTTGAACAGGGGATCTGAGTTATTAAAGACAGTTTCAAAGATGAAAGACCTAAACTTTATAGCAACGTCCCCTTTACTAatctaaaatgtttaaattttagtcTATATTTGTTTCTGTAAGTCAGAAGAATATGTTGACCAACGCCACTGGTCAGTGGAAGGCTAAAATTGCTCGAAATTAACACTTGTTTGTACTTGCCAATTACCTTAACTTACTCTGTCAAGCCTACAGTTTTGGTGATTtgaataaaatcttattttataagtaaaataagattGATTTTACTTGAGAAGTAAAATAAGGTGCATGTATGTAGTTCaagtttttgttatattttattgctcATCCCTAAAGTGAGAATTTCTTAGAATCATCTTGTGGCCAAATCCTATTTGGCTGCTGTcactttcttctcatttcttctctggGCACAGTACCTCAGACTTTTAACTtggcttatgttttttttttttttgtacttaagcGCCTATTCCAAATGGCAAGCTGAGTGCTGACTGGCCTGGAACTCGGACTCTTCTTGGCATTGTTTATGGTTTCTCTCTGCCTCCAATGGAAGCTCAGATTCACAGAAAGTCAAAGTATTCTGACATAGGAAGGGACGTCGATAAGTTGCCTGGCCTACAACCCTGCCTCAGCTTAGACTTTTCTCAGGCACAGTGTGGATAAAACTATGATGTATGTAAAAAATTAGCCAGACCTAGATCTAATTTTTGCTTCCCCAAAGACAAATACCTAGTTTCAAAAACCATGAAGAGTTGACTTGCCAGTTTCCTGGGCACTGGCAGAAGagatgagactctgggttcagaGCCAAAGAGCTTTACAAAGGAAAAGCAGCAGCATAAGCCTCATGCTGGGGCTGGTTCTCCTtgccctcccccaccacctcAAGATCCTTGGACCAACAGGGAGCAGTCcaggtagacacacacacacacacacacacacacacacacacacacacagaggttttGTCACACAGGGGAAGATTCCTGAGCTTAAGAAACCTGACCTTTGCCTGGAAGGAGACATTATCTGCCAGAGCCTGCCCTCTGCTCCAGAAAGAAACCATATCTCTACCTtccaaaaagaaaggaacaagggTTATCAGTGCTGCTGACCCTTGGTGTACTGAAACAGGAGAGAGCCATGGAAAATCATCTTCTAACACTTACAGAAGCTCAAATAAAGATCATCAAATACAGTACTATTGTTTGGCTCAATCCAAGGTAAATAGAGAAGATAAGCAAATCAGGTTCTACCCAATACAATGAACAACCTCCCTATCCTCATTTCTCTATGGCCCTATCCTGTTGTCTCACCATATACCTCTGGCTTTATGGAACTGCTTGTGGTTCTCTGAATTCAGCGTATTCTCCTACCTCTCCAACTTCAACTTGTGCAAGATTTAATTTAAATACCACCTCCTTTAAGCTGCCTtgcctcaccccacccccaccattacACATTTCTATTCTGTGCTCCTCTAAGAACTTGTAAGAACTTGTAAGAGCTTTGAGCTAAAATCAGAAACTCAAAAAGTCACAAAATAACATGGACTCCGACCCTACTTGAAATGGCAGGAAGTCAAGCCACCCTCACCCTGCCTCCCAGTAGTGCTTCACCCTTCACCTGTCCTGCTAGGTGCCTGTGATTCCTCGGTATAACACTTGATGACAGCTCCTCCTTTTCAGCCCTGGCTTCCTGCAGAGCTGCCTGCAGTGGAATGCCCCAGTCAATCCCACTAATGCAACAATGACAGCGGGCCATACTGAGATATTTTCTCAAGTACCAGGGATGTCTGGAAAAGACCAGCTAGGCCTACCATTGTAGTTGCAGCCACAGAAAGCCAATGCCTCTTCCATAAGTCGCTCCTGCAATGTGTCCAAAGGGACAACCGAGCAGGAGCCAGAAGCCAAACTTCAATAGCCAGTCCACAACTGTTTAAGGCCTTCTGAACAAGAAGGACCTATGAGGGCTGGATTGTGACGATATGGAATGAAGTGGTGTGGGTGGGCAGGTCAAGTATACCTAGGTGTAAAACCCTTTCTCAAATCTGCACTTTTCTGTTATTCTAGAGTGATGGGTGGGTGAAGTGGTCCACTTCCTGTCCTAGAGGAAGAGCAGAGACCAGCAAATTTGCATGTTTCCTTTGGGGATTTTAATGAAAAAACTCTTTTGTATTATGCCCCCTTTGTATTGCAGGTCCCTCTTCCTCATCCATGCTGGCTGACTACCCCTGGAATTTATATTTCCTATGTTTTTACTACCTTCCAATAATTTCATCAAACTATTAACCCATTAATggactaattcactgatgaggtcagagcccttgaGTCCACCGCACAACCAGCATCGCTGGTTTCATTCAAGAGGTTcgtagcatagaagttaactagtgagatcaaaataaacacacagactcaattacctttttgccccacctctgaacactgctgcattggggaccaagccttcaacacacgaGACTTtgtggaacattccagatccaaaccatagcattcaCAAATTCAGAAGGTCTTTTTACATCCTTCCTTTTTTCCCACCCACAGAATGGATATAAATTCCTCTTTACAACACTTGCTTATCAGCTCAGAGACAGGCACCAGTGAGCCAATTTTCAGTCCATAAATTTACATTCTATGTTTTCCTCCTTTGAAGCCTGGGAttgttttcctttgtcttgtTACTTCTCTAAAAGGTATTGTTCTTTGTGGAAATACTATTTAAGGCAGTCTTCTAAGCCACTACCTTGAGTGACTTTTCTCCCATACAATGTGCACTAATAAACttgcttgcttttattttattaatctgtCTTCTGTTTCAGGAGTCCATCACACAAACTTAAGAGagttgaagaaaattttattttctactttttactcTTCTAGGTGACCAAATTTTTTCcttaggattaaaaataaatctctctttacTACCAATTGCTGAAATTTCCTAAAATATGCACTTTTGTAGCTCAAGGAAGATACAACTAGTCAGATATATATGATATGAATAACAATTTAATTGATTTGGCTTTTAAAAGGTTGCTGCTTTGTTTTGAAGTTCACTGAGAATATTATTCTGTGAAGGTTTTTTAAAGGTTGGGGtagatattttatttcagatagaataatttttattttcttctatcagcAGCATTGGGATATGTAATCATATTTGTAACCCCAAAATGCCTCTGTTGATAACTTGGGCATAGCTATAAAACATTCCTCCATCTTCTGCctgtctttagttttatttttaacctccAATTCTAttcctttcctcatttccagAAGTCCTAATTGGAAACAGCTTCTTCCTGCCTTGGCTAAAAGGCAAAATGTCTCCCTACCTCCCAGCATATGGTGACTTCCCTTACTGAAAGAAAAGGTTTTCACTCTagctcttatctttttttttttttttttagtaataatcagatgaaattatatcattcttGTAAGAAGAAATTAATACCTGTTCTTTCATTATCATGCACTTTGCTGCTTGCTCTTTCTCTTGCTCACTCCTATCATAATCCTTACCTCTGTCACATGTTTCCTTCCCCTCTTTGTTCCAGTCCATGTACAAAATTCGAAGACAAAGCTGgactcagtggcacatgcctgaaagcccagtgactcaggggcctgaagcaggaagatcctggttcaaagccagtcacagaaacttaatgagactttgtctcaaaatatatatataaaaaagggtggggatgtggctcagtgattaagtgcccctgggttcaatccccagtacaaaaaaagaggtgaaaacaAAAAAGGTTTACAACCTCTCAGGGTGCAAAACATACACAAGACAATTATACTAAAAAGGAATATAAACTGAgtgtgggggtgcacacctgtaattccagttaatctgaaggttgaagcaggaggatggctggCTCAGCTTGGTGAGACCCTCTGCCACACGACCAGCCCAAGCTTCATAAAAGAAGGTTTGATGCATaagaaattgctagtgagttttaaattaaagagacagactctcatttacctttaaacCCTAGCTCtgagatggcttctcctagctcccgcctccagccacctaatgcggtggcAAGGTTtgcagaagagaagaagagaagagaagagaagagagaagagaagagaagagaagagaagagagagagagagagagagagagagagagagagagagagagagagagagaatgccagggagtgagcttttattggggaacaaagaattcaagggaaaatcTCATCCAATGAAGGTCAGGGCCGgcgattgggtcttcaggtcagtggccaggcacgcctctgcatggacaagccctcggacctgggaaagggtgtgGGATGGCTTTAACACCACTGTGTccaagcgcctctcacccagccagggaggtaactcaaatcacgtgtgaggatggcctcccacaagaccctatctccaaaaaataaaaagggggctgagaATGTCCAGCACTTGCTCAGGATGCAGGagaatctgggttcaatccccagtactgaaaaaaataaaggaatgt
The sequence above is drawn from the Urocitellus parryii isolate mUroPar1 chromosome 9, mUroPar1.hap1, whole genome shotgun sequence genome and encodes:
- the Spata45 gene encoding spermatogenesis-associated protein 45, giving the protein MSSINRLKTINQNRISKQRLLEQINEKRETNCFVERSNQVSFLRVQKRHFSGAHQSCVFTHFKEGIPDSSRNSWVQPSVFVHPEKRHFEPKSKMLQENSYSS